A part of Maridesulfovibrio hydrothermalis AM13 = DSM 14728 genomic DNA contains:
- a CDS encoding MBL fold metallo-hydrolase has protein sequence MYFKQLTTEGLGCYSYVIGCPAAGQMVVVDPKRDVQEYIDISREEGMKITHVINTHVHADHVGGEQELKSIAGAELFIHENAKVGYQHTPVAEGDTFTIGSAKLEFLYTPGHTPNAISILITDLMRGSEPWMILTGDLLFVGDVGRPDLPGDEILDEQVANLYDSLYVKLKELPDYLEVYPAHGQGSLCGKGMSAKPSTTLGYERRYNPMLQFQTFEAFKEKMLESFPTRPKSFTHIINTNFKGAPLLERCPLDRAMSPEKFKEMIHNGCTVIDVRDAAGFGGFHIPGSINIGLEKQLANWVGMAVEPDADLLLVVNSQEDYDRMCLELHRIGYDKIFGYLDGGISAWLLEGYPVESLAQKSAQELKQALAEGTKFTLLDVRTPVEWNAGHIEGAIHKPFGKALDEGIDVDKDSPVLVVCGSGYRSNIVGSSLQNNGYTQVCSLAGGTLALERSGFKLI, from the coding sequence ATGTATTTCAAACAGTTAACAACTGAAGGTCTAGGCTGTTATTCATACGTAATCGGCTGTCCTGCTGCCGGACAGATGGTAGTGGTCGATCCCAAAAGAGATGTGCAGGAATATATTGATATCTCCCGCGAAGAGGGAATGAAGATTACCCACGTAATCAACACTCATGTCCACGCTGATCATGTCGGCGGCGAGCAGGAGCTTAAATCCATCGCAGGGGCCGAGCTGTTCATTCACGAAAATGCCAAAGTGGGATATCAGCACACTCCGGTTGCAGAAGGTGATACCTTCACCATCGGCAGTGCCAAACTCGAATTCCTCTACACTCCGGGCCATACTCCTAACGCTATTTCGATCCTCATAACCGACCTTATGCGCGGAAGCGAGCCTTGGATGATCCTTACCGGCGATCTGCTTTTTGTCGGTGATGTCGGCCGTCCCGACCTGCCCGGTGATGAAATTCTGGATGAACAGGTGGCAAACTTATACGACAGCCTTTACGTTAAACTAAAAGAACTGCCGGACTATCTGGAAGTATACCCGGCTCACGGGCAGGGATCATTGTGCGGCAAAGGTATGAGTGCCAAGCCGAGTACAACGCTCGGCTACGAAAGACGATATAATCCAATGCTGCAATTCCAGACTTTTGAGGCTTTCAAAGAAAAAATGCTGGAATCTTTTCCAACACGCCCCAAGTCTTTTACTCACATAATCAATACAAACTTCAAAGGTGCACCGCTTCTGGAAAGGTGTCCGCTGGACCGGGCGATGAGTCCTGAGAAGTTTAAGGAAATGATTCATAACGGTTGTACGGTTATCGATGTTCGAGATGCGGCCGGATTCGGTGGTTTTCATATTCCGGGCAGTATCAATATCGGGCTTGAAAAACAACTCGCCAACTGGGTGGGCATGGCCGTTGAACCGGACGCTGATTTACTGCTGGTTGTAAATTCTCAGGAAGATTATGACCGTATGTGTCTGGAACTGCATAGAATCGGATATGACAAAATATTCGGATATCTAGATGGCGGCATAAGTGCATGGCTGCTGGAGGGATACCCTGTCGAAAGTCTGGCTCAGAAATCTGCACAGGAACTGAAACAGGCCCTTGCAGAAGGAACAAAATTCACCCTGCTTGATGTGCGTACTCCGGTGGAATGGAATGCCGGACACATTGAAGGGGCTATCCATAAACCTTTTGGCAAGGCTCTTGATGAAGGAATTGATGTGGATAAAGACAGCCCCGTACTCGTTGTGTGCGGTTCAGGTTATCGCTCAAATATTGTCGGGAGTTCTCTGCAGAACAACGGCTACACACAGGTCTGTTCACTTGCAGGTGGTACTCTTGCGTTGGAAAGATCAGGGTTTAAACTTATTTAA
- a CDS encoding desulfoferrodoxin family protein produces the protein MNSRRKFMAMSAAAAAATFMPIASASASKGESSKYPQNVIFTQKYPGVWEGKAASHLPQVEVKNDTVTIRTMHPMTEKHYIVRHTLIDEDGNVIGAKTFSNTDKKAVSRFKIPAGNDEDKFYATSFCNKHDFWVAKVKL, from the coding sequence ATGAATTCCAGAAGAAAATTCATGGCAATGTCCGCAGCGGCCGCAGCAGCAACCTTTATGCCTATCGCCAGTGCTTCAGCCAGTAAAGGTGAAAGCTCCAAATACCCGCAGAATGTCATTTTTACCCAAAAATATCCCGGAGTATGGGAAGGCAAAGCCGCAAGCCATCTCCCGCAGGTTGAAGTAAAAAATGATACTGTTACCATTCGCACTATGCATCCAATGACGGAAAAGCATTACATTGTCCGCCATACCCTTATTGATGAAGACGGCAACGTAATTGGTGCCAAGACATTTTCAAACACAGATAAGAAAGCTGTTTCCAGATTCAAAATTCCGGCCGGAAATGATGAGGATAAATTCTACGCAACAAGCTTCTGTAATAAACATGATTTCTGGGTAGCTAAAGTAAAACTGTAA